The proteins below are encoded in one region of Rhododendron vialii isolate Sample 1 chromosome 7a, ASM3025357v1:
- the LOC131333161 gene encoding uncharacterized protein LOC131333161, with protein sequence MGSACCVARKDTTVTSRTRGETLRRNAGYSPSWSFRWDNRRRVAGELENISETSLGISTNSSMEIKGELISDRGNFSGQGSPLGNFGTPTSQKSTPMSQKSPVHEGQGTNTVTSSDITLAGNGDAKVQSSTISSGTLDSSAPHLSLAVPSSSSFCTPVSDPLLSQTPSLPTKSTQLRRGQPSPGHHLLRQISDSRIMGLKSPNSTLISEGRSSFVLSTCSNDMTVGSQGGSSDGWSMRTFSELVASSQRERWSFDSEFLGSAIGKSESSSALSYSPLSDMQNCGICSKLLTDRSSWSSQKIVVTEMSVVAVLVCGHVYHAECLEAMTQEIDRYDPSCPICTLGEKQMSKVAKKVLKAEAELKSRSSKVSRNRVVDSPLGFDVLDRRKPSGEDENFSKMEPSPSGRRSLAKPFLRRHFSLGSKWGRSLSENKSGKKGFWARYRRD encoded by the exons ATGGGGTCAGCTTGCTGCGTTGCTAGAAAGGATACAACCGTGACGAGCAGAACCAGGGGAGAAACGTTGCGCAGAAATGCAGGATATTCACCATCGTGGAGTTTCCGATGGGATAACCGGAGGCGTGTGGCAGGAGAATTGGAGAATATATCAGAAACATCTCTTGGAATCAGCACAAACAGTAGCATGGAGATAAAAGGGGAATTAATTTCAGATAGGGGTAATTTTTCAGGTCAGGGAAGCCCTCTTGGAAATTTTGGAACGCCCACCTCTCAAAAGTCAACTCCCATGTCTCAGAAGTCTCCTGTGCATGAAGGACAGGGTACCAATACTGTAACTTCTTCAG ATATAACTCTTGCTGGTAATGGTGATGCAAAG GTACAGAGCTCTACAATATCATCAGGAACCCTTGATTCCTCTGCTCCACATCTTTCACTGGCTGTTCCTTCAAGCTCTTCTTTCTGCACGCctgtttcagaccctttactTTCCCAAACTCCCTCCCTTCCTACAAAATCTACCCAATTAAGAAGGGGCCAACCCTCACCGGGACACCACCTTTTACGACAAATTTCGGATAGTCGGATAATGGGTTTGAAATCACCGAACAGTACCTTAATATCCGAAGGTAGATCCTCATTTGTGCTCTCTACTTGCAGTAATGATATGACCGTTGGATCCCAAGGTGGTTCTTCTGATGGTTGGTCAATGCGGACGTTCTCCGAACTTGTGGCCTCATCTCAAAGAGAGAGGTGGTCCTTCGACAGTGAATTTTTAGGGTCTGCCATTGGCAAAAGCGAATCTAGCAGCGCATTATCATATTCTCCCTTGAGTGACATGCAAAATTGTGGAATTTGCTCTAAGCTCTTGACGGATAGATCTTCTTGGAGCAGTCAGAAAATTGTTGTAACTGAAATGTCGGTCGTTGCTGTGCTTGTCTGCGGGCATGTTTATCATGCCGAATGTCTGGAGGCTATGACACAGGAAATTGACCGCTACGACCCTTCTTGTCCAATTTGCACGCTTGGTGAAAAGCAAATGTCTAAGGTGGCTAAAAAGGTGTTGAAAGCAGAAGCGGAGCTTAAATCCAGAAGCAGTAAGGTATCCAGGAACCGTGTTGTTGATAGCCCCCTGGGATTTGATGTTCTTGATCGCCGGAAGCCTAGTGGAGAAGATGAAAACTTTTCGAAGATGGAACCAAGTCCGAGTGGAAGGAGATCCTTAGCAAAACCATTTCTCAGGCGGCACTTTTCGCTTGGGTCTAAGTGGGGTAGATCGTTGTCCGAGAACAAATCTGGGAAGAAGGGGTTTTGGGCGAGATATCGCAGGGATTGA